From Halococcus salifodinae DSM 8989, a single genomic window includes:
- a CDS encoding DUF7563 family protein, whose amino-acid sequence MPECENCGDFVTEQYVRVFAPPEMATVRVCPNCPDMIRENGGVREAKSQRRN is encoded by the coding sequence ATGCCTGAGTGTGAGAATTGCGGTGACTTCGTGACTGAACAGTACGTGCGAGTGTTTGCCCCGCCTGAGATGGCTACCGTGCGGGTGTGCCCGAACTGTCCAGATATGATCCGTGAGAACGGTGGTGTTCGAGAGGCGAAGTCCCAACGGCGCAACTGA
- a CDS encoding CARDB domain-containing protein: MTGPSEVGQGEEFTATATITNTGDEEGTQTIYPFLSEASAVSQYDLSEVGTQEMLANLRPQATPQEVTLDGGESTTVSFTYEVAADKEPGNYSYVASSLQEIASHSLTITAANGSGQASASSAPTLDNRADGLEQQRSVRGVAVIAG, translated from the coding sequence CTGACCGGTCCCTCGGAAGTCGGCCAGGGCGAGGAGTTCACGGCGACCGCCACCATCACCAACACTGGTGACGAGGAAGGAACACAGACGATCTACCCCTTCCTCAGCGAGGCGTCGGCAGTCAGCCAGTACGATCTCAGCGAGGTCGGCACGCAGGAGATGCTCGCGAACCTTCGGCCGCAGGCCACGCCACAGGAGGTGACGCTCGACGGCGGCGAGAGCACCACCGTGTCGTTCACCTACGAGGTTGCGGCAGACAAAGAACCGGGCAACTACTCGTACGTTGCCTCCAGTCTCCAAGAGATCGCGTCCCACTCACTGACCATCACCGCTGCGAACGGGAGCGGGCAGGCCAGTGCGTCGTCGGCACCCACGCTAGACAACCGTGCTGACGGTCTCGAACAACAACGATCCGTTCGAGGGGTGGCGGTGATCGCAGGCTAA